A stretch of the Schistocerca serialis cubense isolate TAMUIC-IGC-003099 chromosome 2, iqSchSeri2.2, whole genome shotgun sequence genome encodes the following:
- the LOC126455472 gene encoding dynein axonemal assembly factor 3 codes for MFWGVTRALDLQHVLYTNQPKRVGDNLIPDELPERTPLNILLIGTSDARHVIKTLAKSYTHSKRHVRFFVYELHLEVLARQMLLLSVALEPPEKLGLLEKTRIFMELYGNAFLRASTASYLSKKCNHLIRMITDEEHMKKVLPLFDFSHLKYRDRDRLEDIFKFWRSLDSSFDMTDLWDKRLRNMLGSRYDSREGVFDWDYYMVLKDRGSEYINFQEYKQFRTNGVGFTWLETEYAISNPTLAAYVIRMEGKLRHHGYIGDVVSGPFYAFGMETDQTDMNRKSNGVYMKKATDISERNLMQYFHELQNKSPYVHVPVKGETNSGVVITEITSAPLVSEDDKDMKVTKVPVSNASAEEHETIPVENGTVIFLTSPEKVDCLQKREFKGLFDIIVVSQNMTHVLSKETLSVASKDATVIIESRKYLLSLTKDHLKEYSDTLEEKAQLCNFEKIHNFDPKSDEYAFFRMRHPCEE; via the coding sequence ATGTTCTGGGGTGTGACAAgagctcttgatttacaacacGTTTTATATACAAATCAGCCCAAACGTGTTGGAGACAATCTCATTCCAGATGAGTTACCAGAAAGAACAcctttgaatattttgcttatcgGAACTAGTGATGCTAGACACGTAATAAAAACCTTAGCAAAGTCGTACACGCATAGTAAAAGACACGTTAGATTTTTTGTCTATGAACTTCATCTTGAAGTGCTTGCACGTCAGATGTTGCTGCTATCCGTGGCTCTTGAACCTCCTGAGAAACTGGGTCTTTTAGAAAAGACGAGGATCTTCATGGAGCTATACGGAAATGCATTCCTCAGAGCAAGCACGGCCTCATACCTATCGAAAAAATGTAATCATCTAATACGTATGATAACTGACGAAGAACATATGAAAAAAGTTCTACCATTATTCGACTTCAGCCACTTAAAATATCGAGACCGCGATCGCTTGGAAGATATTTTCAAATTCTGGAGATCGCTTGATAGTAGTTTCGATATGACCGATCTCTGGGATAAAAGGCTGCGTAATATGTTGGGTTCACGATACGACTCAAGAGAAGGGGTATTTGATTGGGACTATTATATGGTTCTGAAAGACCGTGGCAGTGAATACATTAATTTCCAGGAATACAAACAATTCAGAACCAATGGCGTTGGCTTTACGTGGCTGGAAACAGAGTACGCTATTAGCAATCCTACACTCGCCGCTTATGTCATCAGAATGGAAGGAAAACTCCGACATCACGGATACATTGGCGATGTTGTCAGTGGCCCATTTTACGCATTTGGAATGGAAACCGACCAGACAGATATGAATCGTAAATCTAACGGCGTGTATATGAAGAAAGCAACTGATATCTCTGAAAGAAATCTGATGCAATATTTCCATGAACTGCAGAATAAGTCTCCGTACGTCCATGTGCCAGTGAAAGGAGAAACGAACAGTGGAGTCGTTATTACAGAAATAACAAGTGCTCCATTGGTCTCAGAGGACGACAAGGATATGAAAGTTACGAAGGTACCCGTGTCAAATGCTTCTGCGGAAGAGCATGAAACAATACCGGTTGAAAATGGTACAGTGATATTTTTGACAAGTCCAGAGAAAGTAGATTGTCTGCAAAAACGCGAATTCAAGGGGTTATTTGACATTATCGTTGTATCACAAAATATGACACATGTGCTGAGTAAAGAAACACTATCTGTAGCGAGTAAGGATGCGACAGTAATAATTGAGAGCAGGAAGTATCTTTTATCACTAACAAAGGACCACCTGAAAGAATATTCAGATACACTCGAAGAAAAAGCACAGCTTTGCAACTTCGAGAAGATACATAATTTTGATCCAAAAAGCGACGAGTATGCATTTTTCAGGATGAGACATCCATGTGAAGAATAA